One Natrinema halophilum genomic window carries:
- a CDS encoding PQQ-binding-like beta-propeller repeat protein: MPDWHRRSLLATCATLSTTGVLASEGSSTDPDDASDVAQSGVASPPDGWSSAWGNAGNTGYLPLEDEFPEPNSIAWRYELPSFRTWHDGKVAVVDGRIFLLTNYAETDERVGGFYQTYENQLHALDAETGELEWQAEVKAKKRPTVVDGTVYVEGRDRVVAFDAADGSVSWERELDTIEWVTNPTPADGALYVVAGETLYALDGDDGSVRWRRERVTVRPENEAMGDPVPTSFAAETVAIVDGTVYAITRPCNENSSNEVEEKEGVAALSAKTGEPEWAVVPEGGVSTLLMAADEFVFGRKVADMNDETILDRHTGEVVGRETVDTVAATSDVRVTYDGGAPGGGDISVHPYDDGEHWTVSGVHSQAPLIVGETLIAFQNGSVTGFDLESGTVMWRWERDLDPRALVAVDENTLYVGINTELVALRPSDGEADDQQDDPDDDGQQDDPDDDDQQDDPDDDDQRDRPDDENEDQCDEPDETDVDQCNEPDDENDNQQDESEKRQPDDDDGSRDPTDDDDDGSGDATDSDCPREATDSVRGDQ; this comes from the coding sequence ATGCCGGACTGGCATCGCCGTTCGCTGTTGGCGACCTGTGCAACGCTTTCGACCACTGGCGTCCTCGCATCGGAAGGATCGTCGACCGATCCAGACGACGCAAGCGACGTGGCGCAGTCGGGCGTTGCCAGCCCTCCTGACGGGTGGTCGTCGGCCTGGGGCAACGCCGGAAACACCGGTTACCTGCCCCTCGAAGACGAGTTTCCCGAACCGAATTCCATCGCCTGGCGCTACGAGCTGCCGAGTTTTCGCACGTGGCACGACGGAAAAGTCGCCGTCGTCGACGGTCGGATCTTCCTCCTGACCAACTACGCAGAAACCGACGAGAGAGTCGGCGGTTTTTACCAGACCTACGAGAACCAACTCCACGCGCTCGACGCCGAGACCGGCGAACTCGAGTGGCAGGCCGAAGTCAAAGCGAAAAAACGGCCGACAGTCGTCGACGGAACAGTCTACGTGGAGGGGAGAGACCGCGTCGTGGCGTTCGACGCCGCGGATGGCTCGGTCAGCTGGGAGCGGGAACTCGATACCATCGAGTGGGTGACCAATCCGACGCCAGCAGACGGGGCGCTCTACGTCGTCGCCGGGGAGACCCTCTACGCGCTCGATGGCGACGACGGATCGGTCCGGTGGCGACGCGAACGGGTCACGGTACGGCCGGAGAACGAGGCGATGGGCGACCCCGTCCCGACGTCGTTCGCTGCGGAGACGGTCGCCATCGTGGACGGGACCGTCTACGCGATAACGAGGCCGTGTAACGAGAACAGTTCGAACGAAGTCGAGGAGAAGGAGGGGGTCGCCGCGCTGAGCGCGAAAACGGGCGAACCCGAGTGGGCGGTCGTACCCGAGGGCGGCGTGAGCACGTTGCTCATGGCAGCCGACGAGTTCGTCTTCGGCAGGAAAGTAGCCGACATGAACGATGAAACCATTCTTGACCGCCACACGGGCGAAGTCGTGGGGCGAGAAACGGTAGACACCGTCGCCGCGACGTCGGACGTTCGAGTTACCTACGACGGCGGGGCACCAGGCGGCGGCGACATCAGCGTCCATCCGTACGACGACGGGGAGCACTGGACGGTCAGCGGCGTGCATTCTCAGGCCCCGCTCATCGTGGGAGAGACCCTGATCGCCTTCCAGAACGGTTCGGTCACCGGGTTCGATCTCGAGTCCGGGACGGTGATGTGGCGGTGGGAGCGCGACCTCGATCCACGGGCACTGGTCGCGGTCGACGAGAACACGCTCTACGTCGGGATCAATACTGAGCTCGTCGCGCTACGGCCATCGGACGGCGAAGCCGACGATCAGCAGGATGACCCTGATGATGACGGTCAGCAGGACGACCCTGATGATGACGATCAGCAGGACGATCCTGATGATGACGATCAGCGTGACAGACCGGACGACGAGAACGAAGACCAGTGTGACGAACCTGACGAAACCGACGTCGACCAGTGTAACGAACCGGACGACGAGAACGACAACCAACAGGATGAGTCGGAGAAGCGACAACCCGATGACGACGACGGAAGCAGGGACCCCACCGACGATGACGACGACGGAAGCGGGGACGCCACCGATTCGGACTGTCCGCGCGAAGCGACCGACTCCGTTCGAGGAGATCAGTAA
- a CDS encoding RAD55 family ATPase yields the protein MSEQLWTERAPEYPLECDHCHYPIPGEPEESDDGRFCSVACREAAADNSTMTDPHAYKRVATGIEPIDSLVPNGIPADSFLLLLGDEGTRRAELEIELAWRALERGEPAVVVSFANPPTATLERFYQNGWNVLPALENDRLRIVDCYTHRLDDRDAFLDHRNEWTAFVGEAAEDAIIEVRDPSDRRELTNSLYGALDDLEMNETGLVTLDSLDELETLLQDRQVHDLVKDIRATVCKARFVPVVAAASTASDGEYPESEYVFDGIVDLRLDDQHAPDARLKQLAVRKLIGAQTLPQWVTYEYEPARGLFAFGGNGETPQKYDLGNGTQQQPQTR from the coding sequence ATGTCAGAACAGCTCTGGACGGAACGCGCACCCGAGTATCCACTCGAGTGCGACCACTGTCACTACCCGATCCCCGGTGAGCCCGAAGAAAGCGACGACGGCCGATTCTGCTCGGTTGCCTGCCGCGAGGCCGCCGCCGATAATTCCACGATGACCGATCCGCACGCCTACAAGCGGGTTGCGACGGGTATCGAACCGATCGATTCCCTCGTCCCGAACGGAATCCCTGCGGATTCGTTTCTCCTTCTCTTAGGCGACGAGGGGACCCGTCGCGCCGAACTCGAGATCGAACTCGCCTGGCGGGCGCTCGAGCGGGGAGAACCCGCCGTCGTCGTCTCCTTCGCCAATCCACCGACGGCGACGCTCGAGCGGTTCTATCAGAACGGCTGGAACGTCCTGCCTGCGCTCGAGAACGATCGCCTTCGGATCGTCGATTGTTATACGCATCGGCTTGACGACCGCGACGCGTTTCTCGACCATCGCAACGAGTGGACCGCATTCGTCGGTGAAGCCGCCGAAGATGCGATCATCGAGGTACGCGACCCGAGCGATCGCCGCGAGCTGACCAACAGCCTATACGGCGCGCTCGACGACCTCGAGATGAACGAGACTGGGCTTGTGACACTGGACTCACTGGACGAACTCGAGACGCTACTGCAGGATCGACAGGTTCACGATCTGGTCAAAGATATTCGGGCGACGGTCTGCAAGGCCAGGTTCGTCCCCGTCGTCGCCGCGGCGTCGACGGCCAGCGACGGCGAGTATCCAGAATCCGAGTACGTTTTCGACGGAATCGTCGATCTCCGATTGGACGACCAGCACGCGCCAGATGCCAGGCTCAAGCAGCTTGCTGTCCGCAAACTAATCGGCGCTCAGACGCTGCCGCAGTGGGTAACGTACGAATACGAACCCGCTCGCGGACTGTTCGCGTTCGGCGGGAACGGAGAGACACCACAGAAGTACGATCTCGGAAACGGGACCCAGCAGCAACCGCAAACTCGGTAG
- a CDS encoding peroxidase-related enzyme (This protein belongs to a clade of uncharacterized proteins related to peroxidases such as the alkylhydroperoxidase AhpD.) yields MARFPVPSFDDLPEDLQERIADEADRAGFTPNVFSAFAYKPSHFRAFFEYHDALVEDSALEREEVEMIVVAVSGVNHCYYCNVAHGALVRIYADDPMLADQLVANYRTADIGEAHRTMLDVAVKLTERPTEVGPADLEALREVGFSDEAIWDIGAVTAYYNMSNRMATFAEIRPNDEFHTLGR; encoded by the coding sequence ATGGCCCGGTTTCCCGTGCCGTCGTTCGACGACCTCCCCGAGGACCTACAAGAACGAATCGCTGACGAAGCCGATCGCGCCGGATTCACGCCGAACGTATTCTCCGCGTTCGCGTACAAACCCTCCCACTTCCGGGCGTTCTTCGAGTACCACGACGCGCTCGTCGAGGATAGTGCCCTGGAGCGCGAGGAGGTCGAAATGATCGTCGTCGCGGTGTCGGGTGTCAATCACTGTTACTACTGTAACGTAGCTCACGGTGCGCTCGTTCGGATCTACGCGGACGATCCGATGCTGGCTGACCAACTGGTCGCGAACTACCGGACGGCCGATATCGGCGAGGCGCACAGGACGATGCTCGACGTCGCCGTCAAACTCACCGAGCGGCCGACCGAGGTCGGACCTGCTGATCTCGAGGCCTTGCGCGAGGTCGGCTTCAGCGACGAAGCGATATGGGACATTGGAGCTGTCACTGCGTACTACAACATGAGCAATCGAATGGCGACCTTCGCCGAGATTCGCCCGAACGACGAATTTCACACACTCGGCAGGTGA